In Bacteroidia bacterium, a genomic segment contains:
- a CDS encoding dipeptidase — protein sequence MKISHSLIVILLFLAVACQPSSDSDQSLNEKAKELAHRFIMADGHVDLPYRLKVKNFRLEKEYLDMAINEKGDFDFARAREGGLDAPFMSIYIPSENQLTAGKSKSLADSLIDMVIGISQQYPDKFALANTAEEVEANFKKGLISLPMGMENGAPVENDTANVAYFYQRGIRYITLTHGKDNQICDSSYDTTRTWNGLSPFGEAVVRNMNRAGIMVDISHVSDSTFYDVMAITKVPVIASHSSCRHFTPGFQRNMNDDMIRLLAQNGGVIMINFGSTFLDEKIRLQWDEVADHLRAWAIENNLTSQDSAYKAYSKSYREKIGKQYSSVSVVADHIEHVAKLVGVDHVGFGSDFDGVGDSLPVGLKDVSDYPNLIEELLKRGFSDEDIEKICFGNLARVWREVERFAKH from the coding sequence ATGAAAATATCACATTCCCTGATTGTCATTTTGTTGTTTTTGGCTGTCGCCTGCCAACCCTCGTCAGATTCTGACCAGTCATTAAATGAAAAGGCGAAGGAACTGGCCCATCGTTTTATCATGGCCGATGGCCATGTGGATTTGCCCTACCGGCTGAAAGTGAAAAATTTCCGACTGGAAAAAGAATACCTCGACATGGCCATCAATGAAAAAGGAGACTTTGATTTTGCCCGCGCCAGGGAAGGCGGTTTAGATGCGCCCTTCATGTCGATTTATATTCCCTCTGAAAACCAACTTACCGCAGGAAAATCGAAATCCCTTGCCGACAGTCTTATCGATATGGTTATCGGTATTTCCCAACAATACCCCGACAAGTTTGCCCTGGCTAATACGGCTGAAGAGGTGGAGGCCAACTTTAAAAAAGGGTTGATTTCGCTTCCTATGGGGATGGAAAATGGCGCCCCCGTGGAAAATGATACCGCCAATGTTGCATATTTTTACCAAAGAGGGATTCGCTACATTACCCTTACACATGGCAAAGACAATCAAATCTGCGATTCGTCTTATGATACCACACGTACATGGAACGGACTCAGCCCCTTTGGTGAAGCGGTAGTCAGAAATATGAATCGAGCCGGAATTATGGTGGATATATCGCATGTTTCAGACAGTACTTTTTATGATGTGATGGCCATTACAAAAGTTCCGGTCATCGCGTCTCATTCTTCGTGCCGGCATTTTACCCCAGGTTTTCAGCGAAATATGAACGACGATATGATACGCCTGCTGGCACAAAACGGTGGGGTAATCATGATCAATTTTGGCTCCACTTTTTTGGATGAAAAAATAAGACTACAATGGGATGAAGTCGCGGACCACTTGCGCGCCTGGGCCATTGAAAACAACCTGACCAGTCAGGATTCTGCCTATAAAGCCTATTCAAAGTCGTATCGCGAGAAAATCGGAAAACAATATTCCAGCGTATCAGTTGTAGCAGATCATATAGAGCATGTAGCTAAACTGGTGGGGGTAGATCACGTGGGATTTGGTTCTGACTTTGATGGAGTAGGGGATAGCCTGCCGGTAGGATTGAAAGATGTTTCCGATTATCCCAATCTGATTGAGGAATTGTTGAAAAGAGGATTTTCAGATGAGGATATTGAGAAAATATGTTTTGGGAATCTGGCTCGTGTTTGGCGCGAAGTAGAAAGATTCGCAAAACATTAG
- the ahcY gene encoding adenosylhomocysteinase: protein MAQVKTTYLPYKVKDITLADWGRKEIMLAEAEMPGLMALRAEYGAKKPLKGARIAGCLHMTIQTAVLIETLIELGAEVTWSSCNIFSTQDHAAAAIAAAGIQVYAWKGMNEEEFDWCIEQTLFFGEDQKPLNMILDDGGDLTNMVLDRYPELIKDIRGLSEETTTGVHRLYERMKNGTLPMPAINVNDSVTKSKFDNKYGCKESLVDAIRRATDVMIAGKVAVVAGYGDVGKGSVASLRGAGARVIVTEIDPICALQAAMDGYEVKRMIDAIPEADIIVTATGNCDIISEAHFRLAKDKAIICNIGHFDNEIDMAWLNKNYGQTKNVIKPQVDLYTIEGKDVIILAEGRLVNLGCATGHPSFVMSNSFTNQTLAQLELWTNGDQYENQVYTLPKHLDEKVARLHLAKIGVVLDELNDKQASYIGVDKQGPYKADYYRY, encoded by the coding sequence ATGGCTCAAGTTAAAACAACCTACCTTCCTTATAAAGTAAAAGACATTACCCTTGCTGACTGGGGAAGAAAAGAAATTATGCTGGCTGAAGCTGAAATGCCAGGCCTTATGGCATTGCGTGCTGAATACGGTGCGAAAAAGCCATTGAAAGGTGCCCGCATTGCCGGATGCCTTCACATGACCATTCAGACTGCTGTACTTATTGAAACGCTGATCGAACTGGGTGCGGAAGTTACCTGGTCCTCCTGTAATATTTTTTCAACACAAGATCATGCTGCTGCGGCAATCGCTGCTGCTGGTATTCAGGTGTATGCATGGAAAGGCATGAATGAGGAAGAATTTGACTGGTGTATTGAGCAAACCCTGTTTTTTGGCGAAGACCAGAAGCCGTTGAATATGATTCTCGACGATGGTGGAGACCTGACCAATATGGTACTCGACCGTTACCCTGAATTAATTAAAGACATTCGCGGACTTAGTGAAGAAACGACTACCGGCGTTCACCGTCTGTATGAAAGAATGAAAAATGGTACGCTGCCTATGCCTGCGATCAATGTTAATGACTCTGTAACTAAATCTAAATTTGACAACAAATATGGTTGCAAAGAGTCTCTCGTAGATGCGATTCGCCGCGCTACGGATGTGATGATTGCAGGAAAAGTTGCAGTTGTTGCGGGTTATGGGGATGTGGGCAAAGGTTCTGTAGCTTCGCTCCGCGGTGCAGGTGCACGGGTGATTGTTACTGAAATTGACCCGATCTGTGCGCTTCAGGCTGCCATGGATGGCTATGAAGTAAAAAGAATGATTGATGCTATTCCAGAAGCAGACATTATTGTAACTGCTACCGGCAATTGCGATATCATTTCTGAAGCACATTTCCGCCTTGCGAAAGACAAAGCCATCATCTGTAATATCGGCCACTTCGACAATGAAATTGACATGGCATGGTTGAACAAAAACTATGGTCAAACCAAAAATGTCATCAAACCGCAGGTGGATCTCTACACCATTGAAGGAAAAGATGTCATCATCCTCGCGGAAGGTCGTCTGGTTAACCTCGGTTGTGCTACCGGACACCCCTCTTTCGTAATGTCCAACTCTTTCACCAACCAGACACTGGCGCAGCTGGAACTTTGGACAAATGGTGATCAGTACGAAAATCAGGTATACACCCTTCCTAAACATCTCGACGAGAAAGTAGCCCGCCTTCACCTCGCCAAAATCGGCGTAGTGCTCGACGAACTCAATGACAAGCAGGCCAGCTATATTGGTGTCGACAAGCAGGGACCTTACAAAGCGGATTATTACCGTTACTAG
- a CDS encoding addiction module protein: protein MSDNQQTILNNIYTRLTASERFHLALILLNDFDPEDSIAEIPETFKAEYRSRKQAFLDGKLTARPWREVLQEMQVQKS, encoded by the coding sequence ATGTCCGACAACCAGCAAACCATTCTCAATAACATATACACACGACTTACTGCTAGTGAGCGATTTCATCTGGCGTTAATCCTGCTAAACGATTTTGATCCGGAAGATTCAATTGCAGAAATTCCCGAAACTTTCAAAGCCGAATACCGGTCGAGAAAACAGGCTTTTTTAGATGGAAAACTAACGGCTCGGCCCTGGCGTGAAGTGTTACAGGAAATGCAGGTACAAAAATCATAA
- a CDS encoding 3-hydroxyacyl-CoA dehydrogenase NAD-binding domain-containing protein, protein MLSITNDILEVQSDKDGIAVITLNMKNLPANVMNPESLRAIGEAVTLTVEDLKIKGAIITSSRKEFMAGGDLKAMLTMTDREEIFRGLLEFNAVLRKMETGGKPFVACLNGSALGGGFEIPLACHHRVAVYDPALRVGLPEVKLGLLPGSGGTQRLPRLIGIEKSLRYILQGLTVPAEQALKDGLIHAIVSSPEELLEAGKKYIKENGSHVQPWDEKRFKVPGGDVLTPHGVQTFSAGAGLLRQETRGNYPGAQYAMSAIFEGLLLPIDRGTTVEARYFVKVLFSPEARNIIKTGFFAINKANKGVARPKNVPPFEVKKVGILGAGLMGAGIAYVTAKAGMEVVLKDVSEEVAIKGKTYSEGLIQKDISRGKTTAEKGKKLLDLIHPTANPQDVARCDLVIEAVFENRELKAAVTSESEQVLAETAIFASNTSTIPITGLAESSIRPQNFIGLHFFSPVDKMPLVEIIVGENTSEYALAGAIDYVLKIRKTPIVVNDSRGFFTSRVFSTFTMEGIGMLTEGIPAAMIENASKDVGLPVGALAVSDEVNLGLAQKIRKQTEADLGIKDTRPGALVVDKMVDEFGRAGKRQGKGFYEYPANGKKHLWPGLKEHFPERKDIPDYETIKKRLLHIQALEAVKCLDEGVLRSAEDGDVGSLLGWGFPPYTGGVLSYIEYVGVGKFVAECEAFARLYGERFLPPLSLKDRI, encoded by the coding sequence ATGTTATCTATTACCAACGATATACTGGAAGTTCAGTCCGATAAGGATGGCATCGCCGTCATCACACTGAACATGAAAAACCTCCCCGCCAATGTCATGAATCCCGAATCGCTCCGGGCAATTGGGGAAGCTGTTACGCTCACTGTCGAAGATCTGAAGATAAAAGGAGCGATTATCACCTCTTCCCGCAAAGAGTTTATGGCCGGAGGCGACCTCAAAGCCATGCTGACCATGACGGACCGGGAAGAAATTTTCCGGGGTTTGCTGGAATTTAATGCTGTATTGCGAAAAATGGAGACAGGGGGCAAACCCTTTGTCGCCTGCCTCAACGGCAGCGCATTGGGCGGCGGATTTGAAATTCCGCTGGCATGTCATCACCGCGTAGCGGTTTATGATCCGGCATTAAGGGTCGGCCTTCCCGAAGTCAAACTCGGCCTCCTTCCCGGCAGCGGCGGTACACAGCGATTGCCCCGGCTGATTGGCATAGAAAAGTCTCTGCGATATATTCTGCAGGGATTGACTGTGCCGGCTGAACAAGCCTTAAAAGACGGGCTGATCCATGCCATCGTTTCCTCTCCGGAAGAATTGCTGGAAGCGGGCAAAAAATATATAAAAGAAAATGGCTCCCATGTCCAGCCCTGGGATGAGAAGCGGTTTAAGGTTCCGGGCGGGGATGTGCTTACTCCTCATGGAGTGCAGACATTTAGCGCAGGCGCAGGCCTTCTCAGACAGGAAACCCGCGGCAATTATCCCGGAGCCCAATATGCCATGAGTGCTATTTTTGAAGGTCTGCTGCTGCCTATAGACAGGGGCACGACTGTTGAGGCTCGCTATTTTGTAAAAGTATTGTTTTCGCCGGAGGCGCGAAACATCATCAAAACAGGCTTTTTTGCCATCAACAAAGCCAATAAGGGAGTTGCCAGACCGAAAAACGTTCCGCCATTCGAAGTAAAAAAAGTGGGGATCCTCGGCGCAGGACTGATGGGCGCAGGAATCGCCTATGTAACGGCCAAAGCGGGAATGGAAGTTGTGCTGAAAGATGTCTCGGAAGAGGTGGCGATCAAAGGGAAAACCTACAGTGAAGGATTGATTCAGAAAGACATTTCCCGCGGAAAAACCACCGCAGAAAAAGGGAAAAAATTGCTGGATTTGATCCACCCGACAGCAAATCCGCAAGATGTGGCGCGCTGTGATCTGGTCATTGAGGCTGTATTTGAAAACCGGGAGCTCAAAGCTGCTGTTACCTCCGAATCAGAACAGGTGCTGGCAGAAACTGCCATATTTGCCTCCAATACCTCCACCATTCCCATCACTGGACTGGCAGAATCATCGATCCGACCCCAAAATTTTATCGGCCTTCACTTCTTCTCTCCGGTAGATAAAATGCCGCTGGTGGAGATTATTGTTGGGGAAAATACATCTGAATACGCCCTTGCAGGTGCGATTGACTATGTGCTGAAAATCAGGAAAACCCCGATCGTTGTCAACGATAGCCGGGGATTTTTTACATCGCGCGTATTCAGTACTTTTACAATGGAAGGTATCGGCATGCTGACCGAAGGCATTCCCGCCGCAATGATCGAAAATGCTTCTAAGGATGTGGGTCTGCCTGTTGGAGCGCTTGCCGTATCTGACGAAGTAAATCTGGGCCTTGCACAAAAAATCAGGAAGCAAACCGAAGCAGATTTGGGAATAAAGGATACCCGTCCGGGAGCTTTGGTAGTTGACAAAATGGTGGACGAGTTTGGCAGAGCCGGAAAAAGACAGGGGAAAGGATTTTACGAATACCCCGCCAATGGCAAAAAACATCTTTGGCCCGGGTTGAAAGAACATTTTCCGGAAAGAAAAGACATTCCCGACTACGAGACGATTAAAAAGCGGTTGCTACATATACAGGCACTGGAAGCGGTCAAATGTCTGGACGAAGGCGTATTGCGCTCAGCAGAGGATGGGGATGTGGGTTCGCTGCTGGGCTGGGGTTTCCCGCCCTATACAGGGGGCGTCTTGTCTTATATAGAATATGTAGGAGTGGGAAAATTTGTCGCGGAATGTGAGGCTTTTGCCCGGCTGTACGGGGAGCGGTTTTTGCCGCCGTTGTCCTTAAAGGACCGAATTTAA
- a CDS encoding acetyl-CoA C-acetyltransferase, whose amino-acid sequence MTEAYIFDAVRTPRGKGNFKGSLAEVSPVDLVVTLLQALKQRNDLDTTQVEDVILGCVTQIAEQGANIAKTAAQQAGYSDTVAAVTLNRFCASGLEAINQAAAYIMSGQVDLMIAGGVESMSRAKMGSDGGSIFMDPKIAIPQYFVPQGISADLIATLHNFSRTDVDAFGMRSHQKAAAAWQGGKFNRSVVPVLDINGFTILDRDENIRPDTSMEGLANLTPSFEMMGQMAGFDSVAIQKYPQVETINHVHHAGNSSAIVDGAGVMLIGSKAAGQNLGLTPRAKIRAFAVVGTEPTIMLVGPAPASRKALKRAGLSKNDIDLFEVNEAFAAVVMRFMEDMDVSEDKINVNGGSIAMGHPLGATGSIILGTLLDELERQDKTLGLATLCVGGGMGIATIIERI is encoded by the coding sequence ATGACAGAAGCTTATATTTTTGATGCAGTCAGAACCCCAAGGGGGAAAGGCAATTTTAAAGGTTCGCTCGCCGAAGTATCACCTGTAGATCTGGTAGTAACCCTGCTCCAGGCACTTAAACAAAGAAATGATCTGGACACTACCCAGGTAGAAGATGTCATTCTCGGCTGTGTAACCCAAATCGCCGAACAAGGCGCCAACATCGCCAAAACCGCTGCGCAACAGGCGGGTTACTCCGACACCGTAGCCGCAGTAACCCTCAACCGGTTTTGTGCTTCCGGACTGGAAGCCATCAACCAGGCAGCGGCCTATATCATGTCCGGACAGGTGGATTTAATGATAGCTGGTGGTGTCGAATCCATGTCCAGAGCAAAAATGGGCTCCGATGGCGGTTCTATTTTTATGGATCCCAAGATCGCCATTCCGCAGTATTTTGTCCCTCAGGGCATATCCGCCGACCTGATCGCCACACTGCATAACTTTTCCCGCACAGATGTCGATGCCTTTGGCATGCGTTCACATCAAAAAGCCGCTGCCGCATGGCAGGGGGGGAAATTCAACCGATCGGTTGTTCCGGTTCTCGATATCAACGGATTTACCATCCTCGACCGCGACGAAAATATTCGTCCGGACACATCCATGGAAGGGCTGGCAAATCTCACCCCTTCATTTGAGATGATGGGCCAGATGGCGGGTTTTGACTCCGTCGCCATTCAGAAATACCCTCAGGTCGAAACGATCAACCACGTACACCATGCGGGAAACTCCTCCGCCATCGTCGATGGCGCGGGGGTCATGCTGATCGGTAGCAAAGCAGCCGGTCAAAACCTTGGACTTACTCCAAGGGCAAAAATCCGCGCTTTTGCTGTAGTGGGCACTGAACCTACCATCATGCTCGTGGGCCCCGCACCTGCCTCCCGCAAAGCGCTCAAACGCGCTGGTCTCTCAAAAAATGATATTGATCTCTTTGAAGTAAATGAGGCTTTTGCCGCCGTAGTCATGCGTTTTATGGAAGATATGGACGTGTCTGAAGACAAAATCAATGTCAATGGTGGTTCGATCGCCATGGGGCATCCTCTCGGTGCTACCGGCAGTATCATTCTCGGAACCCTCCTCGACGAACTGGAAAGGCAGGACAAAACACTGGGGCTGGCCACTTTGTGTGTGGGCGGAGGAATGGGCATCGCAACTATTATCGAAAGAATCTGA
- a CDS encoding SRPBCC domain-containing protein, producing the protein MKNLLIFLPVLFATTAFSSVVDSASNGFTVRTIVEIKASPMAVYEALVRDVDHWWDPAHSYSGDASNFYMEPRANGCFCEQLPNGGSVLHMTVGHANPGKTLILLGGMGPLQGMGLYGSMTFSLEPKGENTQLTMNYVVSGYMPGGVQSLAAPVDQVLAGQVNRLKSYVEKKE; encoded by the coding sequence ATGAAAAACTTACTGATTTTTCTTCCCGTTCTGTTTGCGACCACGGCTTTTTCAAGTGTAGTGGATTCTGCTTCGAATGGGTTTACAGTCAGAACCATCGTCGAAATCAAAGCATCTCCCATGGCCGTGTATGAAGCGTTAGTCCGGGATGTGGACCATTGGTGGGATCCTGCCCATAGCTACAGCGGCGATGCCAGCAATTTTTATATGGAGCCGCGGGCCAATGGATGTTTTTGCGAACAACTCCCCAACGGAGGAAGTGTACTGCATATGACGGTAGGGCATGCAAATCCGGGAAAGACGCTGATTCTGCTCGGTGGAATGGGACCCCTACAGGGAATGGGACTGTATGGCAGCATGACCTTTAGTCTGGAACCCAAAGGCGAAAATACCCAACTGACCATGAACTACGTGGTTTCAGGTTATATGCCCGGCGGTGTGCAAAGTCTGGCTGCCCCAGTTGATCAGGTGCTGGCGGGACAGGTAAACAGACTCAAGTCCTACGTGGAAAAAAAGGAATAA
- a CDS encoding sulfatase gives MAILHRIQILFTAAICLLSLLSCEKTPPPKPNFVFFLVDDWGWTDAACFGSSFYETPNIDRLAAEGMRFTNAYAACPVCSPTRASIMTGKYPARTGVTDWIPGRQSYRPIEAANRNIARPFRLELPLEEKTIAEALKEAGYKTFFTGKWHLGGEGFWPENQGFDINKGGHDKGSPPGGYFSPYKNPRLDNGPDGENLTDRLANESIDFLETTGEQPFLLYLSFYTVHNPLQTWDSLEQKYEQKKALAGYSDEQRMIDEPWMEKAPEGNYKTRLVHDNAKYAGMVETLDYNIGRVMDKLKERGLDKNTIVILMSDNGGLATAEGSPTSNLPLRAGKGWLYEGGIREPMIIKWPGVTIGGSASAEPVTSTDFYPTMLQMAGIPLDPNLHPDGESLVPLLNQTGKPDREAIFWHYPHYANQGGFPGGAVRQGKYKLIQDYEDMHIELYDLEADPGEKHDLSAELPEIARQLTDKLESWRQSVHAEMMDPNPEYDPNYVRK, from the coding sequence TCCTGCGAAAAAACGCCTCCGCCCAAACCCAATTTCGTTTTTTTCCTCGTCGATGACTGGGGTTGGACTGACGCGGCTTGTTTTGGGAGTTCTTTTTACGAAACGCCCAATATCGACCGTCTGGCAGCTGAAGGTATGCGTTTTACCAATGCCTATGCGGCATGTCCGGTATGCTCCCCTACCCGCGCCAGTATCATGACGGGCAAATATCCCGCTCGCACCGGCGTCACGGACTGGATTCCTGGCAGACAATCTTACCGCCCCATCGAAGCTGCCAACCGCAACATCGCCCGCCCCTTCCGGCTCGAACTTCCGCTGGAAGAAAAAACTATTGCCGAAGCACTCAAAGAGGCTGGATACAAGACTTTCTTTACAGGTAAATGGCATCTCGGAGGCGAAGGTTTCTGGCCTGAAAATCAGGGATTTGATATCAATAAGGGCGGACACGACAAAGGTTCTCCTCCCGGTGGTTATTTTTCACCTTACAAAAACCCCCGCCTCGACAATGGCCCCGATGGGGAAAATCTGACCGACAGGCTGGCTAATGAGTCGATTGATTTTCTGGAAACGACAGGCGAACAACCGTTTCTCCTCTACCTTTCTTTTTACACGGTCCACAATCCGCTTCAAACGTGGGACTCGCTGGAGCAAAAATACGAGCAGAAAAAGGCACTTGCCGGATATTCTGACGAACAACGTATGATTGACGAGCCCTGGATGGAAAAAGCGCCGGAAGGCAATTACAAAACCCGACTGGTGCACGATAATGCCAAATATGCGGGTATGGTCGAAACCCTCGATTATAATATCGGCAGGGTAATGGATAAACTGAAAGAACGGGGCCTCGACAAAAACACGATCGTTATCCTCATGTCCGACAATGGAGGACTGGCAACTGCTGAAGGTTCTCCCACATCCAACCTCCCGCTACGTGCAGGAAAAGGCTGGCTGTATGAAGGCGGCATCCGCGAACCGATGATCATCAAATGGCCGGGCGTAACCATAGGGGGAAGCGCTTCAGCAGAACCTGTAACCAGCACAGATTTTTACCCAACGATGCTACAAATGGCCGGAATTCCGCTGGACCCCAATCTTCACCCAGATGGGGAAAGTCTTGTTCCGCTGCTAAACCAGACAGGAAAACCCGATCGGGAGGCCATTTTCTGGCACTACCCACACTATGCCAACCAGGGAGGATTTCCCGGTGGGGCGGTAAGACAGGGCAAATATAAACTCATTCAGGATTACGAAGACATGCATATAGAACTCTACGACCTGGAAGCTGACCCCGGTGAAAAACACGACCTTTCCGCTGAATTGCCGGAGATCGCCCGGCAGCTTACCGATAAGCTCGAATCCTGGCGACAGTCAGTTCATGCAGAAATGATGGACCCCAATCCGGAATATGACCCTAACTATGTGCGAAAATAA